Below is a window of Rariglobus hedericola DNA.
CTGTTGTGCGGGAACTTGCCGACCCAGTCCTTGGCGACGAGTTTGCTGTCGGCGAGGATCTGCACGTCGTTGACCTGATTAAAGGTGACGACATCGGCGCGGAGACCTTCGCGGATGGCGAGGGCCTGCTTCGAGGAACCCTGGTGGGTCTGCTTGACGGTGACGTCTTCACCGGACTTCTGCTTCCAGTAGGGAACGAAGCCCTTGTTGACGTCGATGAAGAGTTCGCGGGAGACGTCGTAGGACGCGTTGAGAATTTCCTGGGCGGCGTGAGCGGCGGGTGAGGCCAGGCCAAGGAGAGCGGTGAGACCGAGGATGAGTGAGCGTTTCATGGATACGAAGAGCGGAGGGATTGAGTGGATTGCTGGATGAAATCAGCCTCCGGTGGTCCGGCGGGCCGCTGGGAACGGTATGGATTATTCGAGGCGACCGGGCGGTGTGCGGGCAGCACGTGCGCGATCCGGTTGCGGAAATTGGAGGCGGGGGTTGGAGTCGAACCAACTCGTAAGGCGATTGCGGCGCCGGGCCTTCCCACTTGGCTACCCCGCCGGACGGATTACGGAGGACAGAGGACGGATTACGGAAGACGGACGGAGCAGATGGCTGTTTCTGTGCTCTGTCCTCTGTATTCTGTCCCTCCGTATTCCGTCCTCTGTCGTTCTGACTTACTGCGCGGCGGCGGGCGTGGTGATGAAGTCGCTGATGTTGTCGCTCTCGACATCGACATCGGCGAACAACCACGAGGACAGGTAGCGCTCGGTGGAGGACGGGACGATCACGACGATCTTCTTGCCCTTGTTCTCGGGACGCTTGGCGATTTCGAGACCGGCCCAGATGGCGGCGCCGGAGCTGATGCCGACCGGAATGCCGTCGAGCTTGATGACCTGCTTTGAGATCGGGCCGGACTGGTCTTCCTTCACCTGGATGATCTCGTCGATGATCTTGGTGTTGAGCACGGCGGGAATGAAGCCGGCACCGATACCCTGTAACTTGTGCGGGCCGGGGGCGCCACCGGAGAGAACAGGCGAACCGGCAGGCTCGACGGCGACGATCTTCACGCCGGGTTTCTTGGCTTTCAGGACCTCACCGATGCCGGTGATGGTGCCGCCGGTGCCGACGCCGGAGACGACGAAATCAACGCCGCCATCGGTGTCGTTCCAGATTTCGACGGCGGTGGTCGTGCGGTGGATCGCGGGATTATCAGGGTTGGCGAACTGTTGGAGAATGACGCTGTTGGCGATCTGCTTGTTGAGCTCCTCGGCCTTGGCGATGGCGCCCTTCATGCCCTTGGGTCCTTCGGTCAGCACGAGCTTCGCACCGAGAATCTTGAGGAGCTTGCGGCGCTCGAGGGACATCGTCTCGGGCATGGTGAGGATCAGCTTGAGACCCTTGGCGGCGGCGACGAACGCCAGCGCGATACCGGTGTTGCCGGAGGTGGGTTCGATGAGCACGGTGTCCTGATTGATGCGACCGCTCTTAAGGGCCTCCTCTATCATGTTGCTCCCGATACGGTCCTTCACGGACGACAGGGGGTTGAAGAACTCGAGCTTCAAGAGCACCTCGGCCTGCGCGCCGTGGGCGGCAGCGGTGCGGTTGAGGCGGACGAGAGGAGTATTGCCGATGGTTTCAGTGATGTCGTTGTAGATACGGGCCATGGTGGTGGTGGGTTTGGATGTGAAAGGGAAAAGGATGCGGTTCGTAGTGGAAAAGGGCAAACGGGAAGTCGCTTGCTCAGATGGCGTAATCCTCGGCGAAAAGCCGGCTGCGGCGCACGCGGAGCAGCACCGAATCGTCGGGCTGGAGCGCGAGCTCATCGAGACGGGCGCGGCTGAGTTCGATGTCGATGAATTCGTTGGAGCCGCGCCGTGTCGTGACGCGGGCGACGGAGCCCGCGGCGTGGATCGACTGGACGGTGGCGACCTCGCCCTCGACGCCGACGCGGTAGCGAATGATCTCCAGCTCGTGCGGGCGCACGAAGGCGATTTTCGCGTCGGTAAACGGAGCGGCGGTCCCCTCCCCCAGTCCGCGCCACGGGAGCTGGAGACGGTTCACGTTGCCGAGAAAGTTATAAACGAACGGCGAGGCGGGCTGGTCGTAAACCTCCTGCGGCGTGCCGACCTGCTCGACCTTGGCGTTGTTCATGACGACGACCTCGTCGGCGATCTCGAGCGCCTCTTCCTGGTCGTGCGTGACGAACACCGTGGTGAGATTGATCTCGTCGTGGAAATGGCGGAGCCAGCGGCGGAGTTCCTTGCGGACCTTGGCGTCGAGCGCGCCGAACGGTTCGTCGAGGAGAAGCACCTTGGGCTCGACGGCGAGTGCGCGGGCCAAGGCGACGCGCTGGCGTTGTCCGCCGGAGAGCTGCGTGGGAAAACGTTTACCGAGATTGTCGAGCTGGACGAGCTTGAGGAGCTTGTTCACGCGATCGCCAATCTCGTCCTTGGATGGACGGTCCTTGCGCTTGCGGACGTTGAGACCGAAGGCGACGTTCTCGGCCACAGTCATGTGGCGGAAGAGCGCGTAGTGTTGGAAAACGAAGCCGACCTTGCGCTCGCCGGCGGGCACATCGGTGACGTCCTCGCCGTGGAACTGGATACGACCGCTGCCCTCGTCGGCAAACTCCAGGCCCGCGATGATGCGCAAGAG
It encodes the following:
- the cysK gene encoding cysteine synthase A, producing MARIYNDITETIGNTPLVRLNRTAAAHGAQAEVLLKLEFFNPLSSVKDRIGSNMIEEALKSGRINQDTVLIEPTSGNTGIALAFVAAAKGLKLILTMPETMSLERRKLLKILGAKLVLTEGPKGMKGAIAKAEELNKQIANSVILQQFANPDNPAIHRTTTAVEIWNDTDGGVDFVVSGVGTGGTITGIGEVLKAKKPGVKIVAVEPAGSPVLSGGAPGPHKLQGIGAGFIPAVLNTKIIDEIIQVKEDQSGPISKQVIKLDGIPVGISSGAAIWAGLEIAKRPENKGKKIVVIVPSSTERYLSSWLFADVDVESDNISDFITTPAAAQ
- a CDS encoding sulfate/molybdate ABC transporter ATP-binding protein — its product is MSITATNIKKTFGAYTALEGVDLNVPAGKLVALLGPSGSGKTTLLRIIAGLEFADEGSGRIQFHGEDVTDVPAGERKVGFVFQHYALFRHMTVAENVAFGLNVRKRKDRPSKDEIGDRVNKLLKLVQLDNLGKRFPTQLSGGQRQRVALARALAVEPKVLLLDEPFGALDAKVRKELRRWLRHFHDEINLTTVFVTHDQEEALEIADEVVVMNNAKVEQVGTPQEVYDQPASPFVYNFLGNVNRLQLPWRGLGEGTAAPFTDAKIAFVRPHELEIIRYRVGVEGEVATVQSIHAAGSVARVTTRRGSNEFIDIELSRARLDELALQPDDSVLLRVRRSRLFAEDYAI